A genomic window from Streptomyces sp. NBC_01429 includes:
- a CDS encoding cystathionine beta-synthase, translated as MQFHDSMISLVGNTPLLKLTSVTEGIQATVLAKVEYFNPGGSVKDRIALRMIEAAEESGELLPGGTIVEPTSGNTGVGLAIVAQRKGYKCIFVCPDKVSTDKINVLRAYGAEVVVCPTAVDPEHPDSYYNVSDRLVRETPGAWKPDQYSNPNNPRSHYETTGPELWKQTDGRITHFVAGVGTGGTISGTGRFLKEASDGRVRIVGADPEGSVYSGGSGRPYLVEGVGEDFWPTAYDRTVTDEIVAVSDKDSFQMTRRLAKEEGLLVGGSCGMAVVAALKVAEGLGPDDVVVVLLPDSGRGYLSKIFNDEWMNDYGFLDHSGDAPRVSDVLQYKAGPIPTLVHMHPEETVGEAIEVLREYGVSQMPIVKPGAGHPDVMAAEVIGSVVERELLDALFTQRASLGDPLEKHMSSPLPQVGSGEPVADLMAALSGPGASDAAIVLVEGKPTGVVSRQDLLAFLSKDAK; from the coding sequence GTGCAATTCCACGACTCGATGATCAGTCTGGTTGGCAATACCCCGCTGCTGAAGCTGACCAGCGTGACCGAAGGCATTCAGGCGACAGTCCTGGCCAAGGTCGAATACTTCAACCCCGGAGGTTCGGTCAAGGACCGGATCGCCCTGCGCATGATCGAGGCCGCGGAGGAGAGCGGAGAGCTGCTGCCCGGCGGCACGATCGTCGAACCGACGAGCGGCAACACGGGCGTCGGCCTTGCCATCGTGGCCCAGCGGAAGGGCTACAAGTGCATTTTCGTCTGCCCCGACAAGGTCTCCACGGACAAGATCAACGTGCTGCGCGCGTACGGCGCCGAGGTCGTCGTCTGCCCCACGGCGGTCGACCCCGAGCACCCCGACTCGTACTACAACGTCTCCGACCGGCTGGTGCGCGAGACACCGGGCGCCTGGAAGCCGGACCAGTACAGCAACCCGAACAACCCCCGTTCGCACTACGAGACGACCGGTCCCGAGCTGTGGAAGCAGACGGACGGAAGAATCACCCATTTCGTCGCGGGCGTCGGTACGGGCGGCACCATCTCCGGCACCGGCCGCTTCCTCAAGGAGGCCAGCGACGGGCGGGTGCGGATCGTGGGCGCCGACCCCGAGGGGTCGGTCTACTCGGGCGGCTCGGGCCGGCCGTACCTGGTCGAGGGCGTCGGTGAGGACTTCTGGCCGACCGCGTACGACCGTACGGTGACGGACGAGATCGTCGCCGTCTCCGACAAGGACTCCTTCCAGATGACCCGGCGCCTCGCCAAGGAGGAGGGCCTGCTCGTCGGCGGCTCCTGCGGCATGGCGGTCGTGGCCGCGCTGAAGGTGGCGGAGGGGCTCGGACCCGACGACGTGGTCGTCGTCCTGCTGCCGGACAGCGGCCGCGGCTACCTCAGCAAGATCTTCAACGACGAGTGGATGAACGACTACGGCTTCCTCGACCACAGCGGGGACGCGCCGCGCGTCTCCGACGTGCTCCAGTACAAGGCGGGCCCCATCCCGACGCTCGTGCACATGCACCCCGAGGAGACCGTCGGCGAGGCCATCGAGGTCCTGCGCGAGTACGGCGTCTCGCAGATGCCGATCGTCAAGCCGGGCGCGGGTCACCCCGACGTGATGGCCGCCGAGGTCATCGGCTCCGTCGTCGAGCGGGAGCTGCTCGACGCGCTGTTCACCCAGCGCGCCTCGCTCGGCGACCCGCTGGAGAAGCACATGTCGTCGCCGCTGCCGCAGGTCGGCTCGGGCGAGCCGGTGGCCGACCTGATGGCCGCGCTGAGCGGTCCCGGTGCGTCGGACGCCGCGATCGTGCTGGTGGAGGGCAAGCCGACCGGCGTGGTGAGCAGGCAGGATCTGCTGGCGTTCCTCTCCAAGGACGCGAAGTAG
- a CDS encoding SGNH/GDSL hydrolase family protein, whose protein sequence is MARRIAAGAAYGGGSIGLLGAAGVGVLLAEVQLAKRSVGGGVAPVPPRGDGWYGLAFGHTEPLRMGMLGDSTAAGQGVRRAGQTPGALLASGLAAVAERPVDLRNVALPGARSDDLERQVTQLLSATTHPPDVCVIMIGANDVTHRMPATESVRCLAAAVRRLRTAGAEVVVGTCPDLGTIEPVYQPLRWVARRVSRQLAAAQTIVAVEQGGRTVSLGDLLGPEFAANPRELFGPDNYHPSAEGYATAAMALLPTLCAVLGLWPETDHLDASRDEDMLTVAKAASAAAAQAGTEVTGVRAPWALLKHRRRRHVLPTTDARAGAADEEEGAGRDARQTPSKK, encoded by the coding sequence GTGGCACGGCGGATCGCCGCGGGCGCGGCATACGGCGGCGGCAGCATCGGGCTGCTGGGCGCGGCGGGAGTCGGGGTACTGCTGGCGGAGGTCCAGCTCGCGAAGCGGTCGGTGGGCGGCGGGGTCGCTCCCGTACCGCCCCGCGGGGACGGCTGGTACGGGCTGGCCTTCGGACACACCGAACCGCTGCGGATGGGCATGCTCGGCGACTCCACCGCGGCGGGCCAGGGCGTACGCAGGGCCGGGCAGACACCGGGGGCGCTGCTCGCCTCGGGACTGGCGGCGGTCGCGGAGCGCCCGGTGGATCTGCGGAACGTGGCGCTGCCGGGCGCCAGGTCGGACGATCTGGAACGCCAGGTCACCCAGCTGCTGTCGGCGACGACCCATCCGCCGGACGTCTGCGTGATCATGATCGGCGCCAATGACGTCACGCACCGGATGCCGGCGACCGAGTCGGTGCGGTGCCTGGCGGCGGCGGTACGGCGGCTGCGGACGGCCGGCGCGGAGGTCGTCGTCGGCACCTGCCCGGATCTGGGCACGATCGAGCCGGTGTACCAGCCGCTGCGCTGGGTGGCCCGCCGGGTGAGCCGGCAGCTGGCCGCCGCGCAGACGATCGTGGCGGTCGAGCAGGGCGGCCGTACGGTCTCGCTGGGGGACCTGCTGGGCCCGGAGTTCGCCGCGAACCCCCGGGAGCTGTTCGGCCCGGACAACTACCACCCCTCGGCCGAGGGGTACGCGACGGCGGCGATGGCGCTCCTGCCCACGCTCTGCGCGGTGCTGGGCCTGTGGCCGGAGACGGACCACCTCGACGCGTCCCGGGACGAGGACATGCTCACGGTGGCGAAGGCGGCTTCGGCGGCGGCCGCCCAGGCGGGTACGGAGGTCACGGGCGTCCGGGCGCCCTGGGCGCTGCTCAAGCACCGCAGGCGCCGCCATGTGCTGCCCACCACCGACGCGCGGGCGGGGGCGGCGGACGAGGAGGAGGGCGCCGGGCGGGACGCCAGGCAGACGCCGAGCAAGAAGTGA
- a CDS encoding acetyl-CoA C-acetyltransferase — MPEAVIVSAARSPIGRAFKGSLKELRPDDLTATIIGAALAKIPELDPRDIDDLMLGCGLPGGEQGHNLGRIVAVQLGMDHLPGCTITRYCSSSLQTSRMALHAIKAGEGDVFISAGVEMVSRSVNGSSDGMPGTHNPLFADAEARTAEVAQSEGAGWRDPREDGLVPDAYIAMGQTAENLARLKGVTRQEMDEFGVRSQNLAEEAIKNGFWQREITPVTTPDGTVVSADDGPRAGVTLEGTQGLKPVFRPDGLVTAGNCCPLNDGAAALVIMSDTKARELGLTPLARIVSTGVTGLSPEIMGYGPVEASRQALSRAGLGIDDIDLVEINEAFAAQVIPSYRDLGVPLEKLNVNGGAIAVGHPFGMTGARITGTLINSLQFHDKQFGLETMCVGGGQGMAMVIERLS; from the coding sequence ATGCCAGAAGCCGTGATCGTCTCTGCCGCCCGTTCGCCGATCGGCCGGGCCTTCAAGGGCTCGCTCAAGGAGCTGCGGCCCGACGACCTGACCGCCACGATCATCGGGGCCGCGCTCGCGAAGATCCCCGAGCTGGATCCGCGCGACATCGACGACCTGATGCTCGGCTGCGGCCTCCCGGGCGGCGAGCAGGGCCACAACCTCGGCCGGATCGTCGCCGTACAGCTCGGGATGGACCATCTCCCCGGCTGCACCATCACTCGTTACTGTTCCTCCTCGCTCCAGACCTCCCGGATGGCGCTGCACGCCATCAAGGCGGGCGAGGGCGACGTCTTCATCTCGGCGGGCGTCGAGATGGTCTCGCGTTCGGTCAACGGCAGCTCCGACGGCATGCCCGGCACGCACAACCCGCTCTTCGCCGACGCCGAGGCCAGGACCGCCGAGGTCGCGCAGAGCGAGGGCGCGGGGTGGCGCGACCCGCGCGAGGACGGCCTCGTCCCCGACGCGTACATCGCGATGGGGCAGACGGCGGAGAACCTGGCCCGGCTCAAGGGCGTGACGCGCCAGGAGATGGACGAGTTCGGCGTGCGGTCGCAGAACCTCGCAGAGGAGGCCATCAAGAACGGCTTCTGGCAGCGCGAGATCACGCCTGTGACGACCCCGGACGGCACGGTGGTCTCCGCGGACGACGGGCCGCGTGCCGGGGTCACCCTGGAGGGCACACAGGGCCTCAAGCCCGTCTTCCGCCCCGACGGTCTGGTCACGGCCGGCAACTGCTGCCCGCTGAACGACGGCGCCGCCGCGCTCGTGATCATGTCCGACACCAAGGCGCGCGAGCTGGGCCTCACGCCGCTGGCCCGGATCGTCTCCACCGGAGTGACCGGCCTCTCGCCGGAGATCATGGGGTACGGGCCGGTCGAGGCGTCCCGCCAGGCGCTCTCCCGGGCCGGGCTGGGCATCGACGACATCGACCTGGTCGAGATCAACGAGGCGTTCGCCGCGCAGGTCATCCCGTCCTACCGGGACCTGGGCGTCCCGCTGGAGAAGCTGAACGTCAACGGCGGCGCGATCGCGGTCGGCCACCCCTTCGGCATGACCGGCGCCCGGATCACCGGCACGCTGATCAACAGCCTCCAGTTCCACGACAAGCAGTTCGGCCTGGAGACGATGTGCGTGGGCGGGGGCCAGGGAATGGCGATGGTGATCGAGCGGCTGAGCTGA
- a CDS encoding DUF4287 domain-containing protein: protein MSLVFSEETHRNLLSRIPHCTGREISDWLRTVEEGPSLFRFEEKVSWLRGEHNLAYGHAKAIVHEYDLRRAARRLR, encoded by the coding sequence ATGTCCCTTGTCTTCTCCGAAGAGACCCATCGCAATCTCCTCTCCAGAATCCCCCATTGCACCGGCCGCGAGATCTCCGACTGGCTGCGCACCGTCGAGGAAGGCCCGTCCCTCTTCCGTTTCGAGGAGAAGGTCAGCTGGCTGCGGGGTGAGCACAACCTCGCGTACGGACACGCGAAGGCGATCGTCCACGAGTACGACCTGCGGCGGGCCGCCCGCCGCCTCCGGTAA
- a CDS encoding Bax inhibitor-1/YccA family protein, producing the protein MRSSNPVFSRRGFSRDNGHAGFNAAPQAGGAAVGTNPYATNPYAPQQGAQFGAGPQAPARADVMTIDDVVTRTAMTLGTVVLTAVLSWVLLPVDQASLGKSYGIAIGAVLVAFVLSMIQAFKRKPAPALILSYAAFEGVFLGVISNVVSTYVAPGVVIQAVMGTMAVFAGVLVAYKMRWIRVTQRFYGFVMAAAMGFMLLMVANMLFSVFGGGDGLGFRSGGLGILFGVIGIILGACFLALDFKQVEDGVAYGAPREESWLAAFGLTVTLVWIYMEMLRLFSILSGND; encoded by the coding sequence ATGAGGAGCAGTAACCCGGTCTTCTCGCGACGGGGCTTCAGCCGCGACAACGGCCACGCGGGCTTCAACGCGGCGCCGCAGGCCGGGGGCGCCGCCGTTGGAACCAACCCCTACGCGACCAACCCGTACGCGCCGCAGCAGGGCGCCCAGTTCGGGGCGGGCCCGCAGGCGCCCGCGCGCGCCGACGTCATGACGATCGACGACGTCGTGACGCGCACCGCCATGACGCTGGGCACGGTCGTCCTGACCGCCGTCCTGTCCTGGGTCCTCCTGCCGGTGGACCAGGCCAGCCTCGGCAAGTCGTACGGCATCGCGATCGGCGCCGTACTGGTGGCGTTCGTCCTGTCGATGATCCAGGCGTTCAAGCGCAAGCCGGCCCCGGCGCTGATCCTGTCGTACGCCGCCTTCGAGGGTGTCTTCCTCGGCGTGATCAGCAATGTGGTGAGCACCTACGTCGCCCCCGGCGTGGTGATCCAGGCGGTCATGGGCACCATGGCGGTCTTCGCCGGTGTCCTCGTCGCGTACAAGATGCGCTGGATCCGCGTCACGCAGCGCTTCTACGGCTTCGTGATGGCCGCCGCCATGGGCTTCATGCTCCTGATGGTCGCCAACATGCTCTTCAGCGTCTTCGGCGGCGGTGACGGCCTCGGCTTCCGCAGCGGCGGTCTCGGCATCCTCTTCGGCGTCATCGGGATCATCCTGGGCGCCTGCTTCCTGGCGCTCGACTTCAAGCAGGTCGAGGACGGCGTCGCGTACGGCGCGCCGCGCGAGGAGTCCTGGCTCGCGGCCTTCGGTCTCACCGTGACCCTGGTCTGGATCTACATGGAGATGCTGCGTCTCTTCTCGATCCTGTCGGGCAACGACTAG